One Silene latifolia isolate original U9 population chromosome 4, ASM4854445v1, whole genome shotgun sequence DNA segment encodes these proteins:
- the LOC141653084 gene encoding uncharacterized protein LOC141653084 has protein sequence MMHQTQQRGGNEGTGEDRNAKTPCHISSKQNESSFLDRPSTSKKHKTCIYRDRAAKRTFHKEFGEAMGAGSSECPEQAAAKALQMSLGAGSYAQKILENMTWKEGEGLGKSQQGTREPLQPTGNRE, from the exons ATGATGCATCAAACCCAACAAAGGGGTGGGAATGAAGGAACCGGGGAAGACCGTAATGCTAAGACACCATGCCATATTTCCTCTAAGCAGAATGAGAGCTCCTTCCTCGATAGACCCTCTACTAGTAAAAAG CATAAAACTTGCATATATAGGGACAGAGCTGCCAAAAGAACATTTCACAAGGAGTTTGGTGAGGCCATGGGAGCTGGGTCATCAGAATGTCCTGAGCAAGCTGCTGCTAAAGCCTTACAGATGTCGCTTGGAGCCGGAAGTTACGCCCAAAAGATTCTTGAAAACATGACCTGGAAAGAG GGTGAAGGACTCGGCAAAAGCCAACAAGGAACGAGAGAGCCACTACAGCCTACAGGGAACCGCGAATAA
- the LOC141653079 gene encoding protein KINESIN LIGHT CHAIN-RELATED 2-like: MKRLSVRLISSSKPTISSTSISGIFTQQFTTCSSSSSISESLIQNLKPCSNSNGLFSKPYKTHQFHKTPSHNYSTHVKITPYNHSEQSEIEKKRALIQEAVKAAKAAKSPEEMLEAFEKDMEDKFDKDELGAACLNIGLNLEKEGEDPQKILSFAHKSLAILDNAVKKCSFSIAMTLQILGFIYCKLRKFNDALGFLNRANKILVKLENDGNYEYGVKSVKDVLLAVQLDLVDVHIGMRSMEALDYLRKSVETKGFLKGKDSKEFGDANWEFAGACVGSQKFKDGLPYCLKALEIHLRLLGENSVEVAHDRQLLGAIYAGLEEYEKALEENWLAQKVFRICGCTEDVIDAAIDAANMLITCGRYEAAVKMLKEHEKGVEENSENPLFLMTMAKALVYQKNFADAKGCLENACRVLDKKEKSKPLEVADAYIKIADLYEKIDEVEASIFLLLRTLALLEKLPEKGHLERGALSRMGSLLLMTDKATQAMAIPYLERAVETVKESYGSKHFGVGYMYNDLGKAYLVLKRPESAAEIFVVAKDILDSSLGPHHKESINTCQNLSNAYAAMKSYPLAIEFQQKAVDAWEGHGHSAEDKLREARRLLEQLKVSARGASSKDCPEKALPLPHSSDASGGLQAPQPSSPKKSV, from the exons atgAAGAGATTATCTGTCAGATTAATTTCATCCTCCAAACCCACAATTTCCTCAACATCAATTTCTGGCATTTTCACCCAACAATTCACAActtgttcatcatcatcatcaatttccGAATCCCTAattcaaaacctaaaaccctgttcaAATTCCAATGGTTTATTCTCCAAACCCTACAAAACCCATCAATTCCACAAAACCCCATCTCATAATTACAGTACCCATGTTAAAATTACCCCATATAATCACTCTGAGCAGAGTGAAATCGAGAAGAAAAGGGCACTAATTCAGGAAGCTGTTAAGGCGGCGAAGGCAGCGAAATCTCCTGAGGAAATGCTTGAAGCTTTTGAGAAGGATATGGAGGATAAGTTTGATAAAGATGAACTTGGTGCAGCTTGCTTGAATATAGGTCTTAATCTTGAGAAAGAAGGTGAGGATCCTCAAAAGATTCTATCTTTTGCTCATAAATCATTAGCTATTTTGGATAATGCTGTAAAAAAATGTTCTTTTTCTATTGCTATGACTTTACAAATTCTGGGTTTTATTTATTGTAAACTAAGGAAGTTTAATGATGCATTAGGGTTTCTTAATAGAGCCAATAAAATATTGGTTAAGTTAGAGAATGATGGTAATTATGAGTATGGTGTTAAGTCTGTAAAGGATGTACTTCTTGCTGTTCAGTTGGACTTAGTTGATGTTCATATTGGTATGCGTAGTATGGAGGCTCTGGATTATTTGAGGAAATCTGTGGAGACGAAGGGGTTTTTAAAGGGGAAGGATAGTAAAGAGTTTGGTGATGCTAATTGGGAATTCGCTGGGGCGTGTGTCGGGAGTCAGAAGTTTAAGGATGGGTTGCCGTATTGTTTGAAGGCGTTGGAGATACATTTGAGATTGTTGGGAGAGAACTCGGTGGAGGTTGCTCATGATAGACAGCTTCTTGGGGCTATTTATGCTGGGTTGGAGGAGTATGAGAAGGCGTTGGAGGAGAATTGGCTAGCCCAAAAGGTTTTTAGGATTTGTGGGTGTACTGAGGATGTGATTGATGCTGCGATTGATGCTGCTAATATGCTTATTACTTGTGGGAGGTATGAGGCTGCTGTGAAAATGTTGAAGGAGCATGAGAAAGGGGTGGAGGAGAATAGTGAGAATCCTCTTTTTTTGATGACAATGGCTAAGGCCTTGGTTTATCAGAAGAACTTTGCGGATGCTAAGGGGTGTTTGGAGAATGCTTGTAGGGTGCTTGATAAAAAGGAAAAATCAAAGCCGTTGGAGGTTGCTGATGCTTATATAAAGATAGCAGATCTATATGAAAAAATTGATGAAGTTGAAGCATCAATTTTTTTGTTATTGAGAACACTCGCTTTGTTAGAGAAGTTACCTGAAAAAGGTCATTTAGAAAGGGGTGCATTGTCCAGGATGGGATCCCTACTTTTGATGACGGATAAGGCGACACAGGCTATGGCTATACCTTACCTGGAGAGGGCAGTTGAAACTGTGAAAGAAAGTTATGGGTCTAAGCATTTCGGAGTAGGGTATATGTATAACGATTTGGGCAAAGCTTATTTGGTGTTGAAGAGACCTGAGTCCGCGGCAGAAATATTTGTTGTTGCCAAGGACATTCTGGATTCTTCTCTTGGTCCTCATCACAAGGAGTCCATCAACACATGCCAAAACCTCTCAAATGCGTATGCTGCCATGAAAAG CTATCCCCTTGCAATTGAGTTCCAGCAAAAAGCAGTCGATGCATGGGAGGGCCATGGACATAGTGCAGAAGACAAGCTAAGGGAAGCACGTCGACTTTTGGAGCAACTGAAGGTGAGTGCTCGTGGTGCTTCTTCCAAAGACTGCCCTGAAAAGGCTCTGCCTCTACCGCACTCTAGCGATGCTAGTGGGGGCTTGCAGGCTCCTCAACCCAGCAGTCCCAAGAAATCTGTTTAA